TCTCGGCCACCCGCCCGCCCATGCGCACGGCCAGCGAGTCCTCGATGTAGTTGCGCGGGTAGATGTGGCGCTCCTCCATGGGGAGCTGCTGGGTCACGCCCAGGGCCATGCCGGTGGGGAGGATGGTGACCTTGTGCACGGGGTCGGCGTGGTCGAGCACGTAGGCGAGCACGGCGTGGCCGCCCTCGTGGTAGGCGACCCGCTCCTTCTCCTCGTCGGACAGCGCCAGCGACTCGCGGCGCTGGCCCATGATCACCCGGTCCCGGGCCGCCTCGAAGTCCTCCATGTGCACGGCGTCGGAGTCGCGCCGCACGGCGTGCAGGGCGGCCTCGTTCACCAGGTTGGCCAGGTCGGCACCGCTCATGCCCGGCGTCCCGCGGGCGACCACGGTGAGGTCGACGTCGTCGCCGATGCGCTTGTCCTTGCAGTGGACCCTCAGGATCGGGAGCCGCTCCTCGAGATCGGGGAGGGGAACGACGATCTGGCGGTCGAACCGGCCCGGGCGGAGGAGGGCGGGGTCGAGGATGTCGGGGCGGTTGGTGGCCGCCATCATCACGATGCCCTCGGTGGTCTCGAACCCGTCCATCTCCGAGAGCATCTGGTTGAGCGTCTGCTCCCGCTCGTCGTGGCCGCCGCCGAGGCCGGCGCCCCGCTTGCGGCCGATGGAGTCGACCTCGTCGACGAAGATGATGGCCGGCGCCTGCTTGCGGGCCGTCTGGAACAGGTCCCGCACGCGCGAGGCGCCCACGCCGACGAACATCTCCATGAAGTCCGAGCCGGTCACGGACAGGAAGGGCACGCCCGCCTCGCCGGCCACCGCCCGGGCCAGCAGCGTCTTGCCGGTGCCGGGCGGGCCGACCAGGAGCACGCCCTTGGGGATGCGGGCGCCGATCTCCTTGAACCGCTCCTTCGACTTGAGGAAGTCGACGACCTCCCGGATCTCCTGCTTGACCCCCTCGTAGCCGGCCACGTCGGAGAACGTCGTCTTCGGGCGCTCGGTCGTGTACACCTTCGCCTTCGACCGCCCGATCGACATGATCCCCGACATCTGGCCCTGGGCCCGCCGGTTCATCCACACGAAGAACCCGATGAGGAGGCCGACGGGGAGCAGCAGGGGCAGCAGCGAGGCGAAGAAGTTGGGCTGGGTGTTGTCGAAGTGGAGCTCGGGGACCTTGTCGCGCAGCACGGCGTTGTCGGCGTCGGGCAGCGGGCGCGGCCCGTCGACGGTGAACCGGGTCCCGTCCTTGAGCTCGCCGGTCACCCGGCCGCTGTCGTTGTTGACGGTGGCCTCGGCCACGTTGCTCTCGTTGACCTTGCGGATGAGCTCGCCGTAGCTCATCTCGGTGCGGGCCGGG
This is a stretch of genomic DNA from Acidimicrobiales bacterium. It encodes these proteins:
- the ftsH gene encoding ATP-dependent zinc metalloprotease FtsH, which codes for MSRQTGDVRPGRPDRSQGPGGPGQEPTFRWAMIALFVLVVAVLVLPPLLGDPARTEMSYGELIRKVNESNVAEATVNNDSGRVTGELKDGTRFTVDGPRPLPDADNAVLRDKVPELHFDNTQPNFFASLLPLLLPVGLLIGFFVWMNRRAQGQMSGIMSIGRSKAKVYTTERPKTTFSDVAGYEGVKQEIREVVDFLKSKERFKEIGARIPKGVLLVGPPGTGKTLLARAVAGEAGVPFLSVTGSDFMEMFVGVGASRVRDLFQTARKQAPAIIFVDEVDSIGRKRGAGLGGGHDEREQTLNQMLSEMDGFETTEGIVMMAATNRPDILDPALLRPGRFDRQIVVPLPDLEERLPILRVHCKDKRIGDDVDLTVVARGTPGMSGADLANLVNEAALHAVRRDSDAVHMEDFEAARDRVIMGQRRESLALSDEEKERVAYHEGGHAVLAYVLDHADPVHKVTILPTGMALGVTQQLPMEERHIYPRNYIEDSLAVRMGGRVAEMLVYGDLSTGANNDLVGNTELARKMVREWGMSDRVGPMAWGSQGMVFLGEDLMHTRDYSDETSRVIDEEVERILREQEERATAKLSKHRKGLDAVAAALLENETIDGAEVKRLVDEAAGRVVHHYPEGETVPRFAEAEPDGRPDPEAVPARSAGRPADDTTELLER